The proteins below come from a single candidate division WOR-3 bacterium genomic window:
- a CDS encoding 30S ribosomal protein S20, with protein MKKSRTVLKNIRKSERRRKINVVKKKVLKSAIKRLKKMTSKKQALKVYPEVQSLIDKSIQDGIIKKNKAARYKSRLLKHIATKK; from the coding sequence ATGAAAAAATCACGAACTGTTTTGAAGAATATCAGAAAATCTGAACGTCGCCGCAAGATTAATGTGGTGAAGAAAAAAGTTTTGAAGAGCGCAATCAAACGGCTCAAAAAGATGACGTCGAAGAAACAGGCGCTGAAGGTCTATCCCGAGGTACAGTCTTTGATCGACAAATCAATCCAGGATGGCATCATCAAGAAGAATAAAGCGGCGCGTTATAAATCACGCCTTTTGAAACATATCGCGACGAAGAAATAA